Proteins co-encoded in one Myripristis murdjan chromosome 4, fMyrMur1.1, whole genome shotgun sequence genomic window:
- the LOC115357741 gene encoding gap junction gamma-1 protein-like isoform X1, protein MSWSFLTRLLDEISSHSTFVGKLWLTLLIVFRIVLTAVGGESIYYDEQSNFVCNTQQPGCENVCYDAFAPLSHIRFWVFQVIMITTPTIMYLGFAMHKIARMDDEEYRPRERKRMPMVSHGTYRDYEEVGDNGEEDPMQLEEIEPEKEKEVVEKLTKKHDGRRRIKRDGLMKVYVFQLLSRAIIEASFLFGQYILYGLEVAPSYACTRSPCPNTVDCFVSRPKEKTIFLRIMYAVSALCLLFTVLEIIHLGISGIRNCLCAPRSRPPTPRHPALSGQRPSLCRRPSAPSGSHTALKKDPPGKMGFRDNPGDSSRESFRDEASSRELERLRRHLKLARQHLDMVYQSEENSPSCSSTFDKDKDFSFQTLHLFQSYCSAIFLINLTKASIFIYLFFIFIIDFN, encoded by the coding sequence ATGAGCTGGAGCTTCCTTACACGTCTGCTCGACGAGATTTCCAGTCACTCCACATTTGTAGGCAAATTATGGCTGACGCTTCTCATTGTCTTCCGCATCGTGCTGACAGCTGTCGGGGGAGAGTCCATCTACTATGATGAGCAAAGTAATTTTGtctgcaacacacagcaacCTGGCTGCGAGAATGTATGCTACGATGCCTTTGCGCCGCTCTCGCACATTCGCTTCTGGGTTTTTCAGGTGATTATGATCACCACCCCCACAATCATGTATCTGGGCTTTGCTATGCATAAGATTGCCCGTATGGATGATGAAGAATACCGGccaagagagaggaagaggatgccTATGGTGAGCCATGGCACCTACCGGGACTATGAGGAAGTGGGGGATAACGGTGAGGAGGACCCCATGCAGCTGGAGGAGATTGAgccagagaaggagaaggaagtgGTGGAAAAGCTGACCAAAAAGCATGACGGGCGCAGACGTATCAAACGAGATGGGCTCATGAAGGTGTACGTGTTTCAGCTGCTGTCACGTGCCATCATCGAAGCCTCATTCTTATTTGGCCAATACATCCTGTATGGCCTGGAAGTGGCGCCGTCGTATGCGTGCACACGCTCGCCTTGCCCGAACACGGTTGACTGTTTTGTCTCACGCCCAAAGGAGAAGACAATCTTTCTGCGCATCATGTATGCTGTCAGCGCCCTGTGTCTGCTCTTCACAGTGCTGGAGATCATCCACCTTGGTATCAGTGGCATTCGCAACTGCCTCTGCGCGCCACGGTCTCGACCTCCAACTCCCCGCCACCCAGCCCTGTCCGGCCAGAGACCCTCCCTCTGCCGCCGACCATCTGCCCCCTCAGGCTCCCACACAGCTCTGAAGAAGGACCCGCCTGGAAAGATGGGCTTCAGGGACAACCCAGGAGACTCCAGCCGTGAGTCGTTCAGGGATGAGGCTTCATCTCGGGAGCTGGAGAGGCTGCGGAGGCACCTGAAGCTGGCCCGACAGCACCTGGATATGGTCTACCAGAGCGAGGAGAACAGCCCATCTTGCAGCAGCACGTTTGACAAAGATaaggatttttcttttcagacGTTACATTTGTTTCAGTCCTACTGTTCTGCCATTTTCCTGATAAATTTAACTAAGGCCtctatctttatttatttattttttatttttattatagacTTTAATtga
- the LOC115357741 gene encoding gap junction gamma-1 protein-like isoform X2: MSWSFLTRLLDEISSHSTFVGKLWLTLLIVFRIVLTAVGGESIYYDEQSNFVCNTQQPGCENVCYDAFAPLSHIRFWVFQVIMITTPTIMYLGFAMHKIARMDDEEYRPRERKRMPMVSHGTYRDYEEVGDNGEEDPMQLEEIEPEKEKEVVEKLTKKHDGRRRIKRDGLMKVYVFQLLSRAIIEASFLFGQYILYGLEVAPSYACTRSPCPNTVDCFVSRPKEKTIFLRIMYAVSALCLLFTVLEIIHLGISGIRNCLCAPRSRPPTPRHPALSGQRPSLCRRPSAPSGSHTALKKDPPGKMGFRDNPGDSSRESFRDEASSRELERLRRHLKLARQHLDMVYQSEENSPSCSSTFDKGLRV, encoded by the exons ATGAGCTGGAGCTTCCTTACACGTCTGCTCGACGAGATTTCCAGTCACTCCACATTTGTAGGCAAATTATGGCTGACGCTTCTCATTGTCTTCCGCATCGTGCTGACAGCTGTCGGGGGAGAGTCCATCTACTATGATGAGCAAAGTAATTTTGtctgcaacacacagcaacCTGGCTGCGAGAATGTATGCTACGATGCCTTTGCGCCGCTCTCGCACATTCGCTTCTGGGTTTTTCAGGTGATTATGATCACCACCCCCACAATCATGTATCTGGGCTTTGCTATGCATAAGATTGCCCGTATGGATGATGAAGAATACCGGccaagagagaggaagaggatgccTATGGTGAGCCATGGCACCTACCGGGACTATGAGGAAGTGGGGGATAACGGTGAGGAGGACCCCATGCAGCTGGAGGAGATTGAgccagagaaggagaaggaagtgGTGGAAAAGCTGACCAAAAAGCATGACGGGCGCAGACGTATCAAACGAGATGGGCTCATGAAGGTGTACGTGTTTCAGCTGCTGTCACGTGCCATCATCGAAGCCTCATTCTTATTTGGCCAATACATCCTGTATGGCCTGGAAGTGGCGCCGTCGTATGCGTGCACACGCTCGCCTTGCCCGAACACGGTTGACTGTTTTGTCTCACGCCCAAAGGAGAAGACAATCTTTCTGCGCATCATGTATGCTGTCAGCGCCCTGTGTCTGCTCTTCACAGTGCTGGAGATCATCCACCTTGGTATCAGTGGCATTCGCAACTGCCTCTGCGCGCCACGGTCTCGACCTCCAACTCCCCGCCACCCAGCCCTGTCCGGCCAGAGACCCTCCCTCTGCCGCCGACCATCTGCCCCCTCAGGCTCCCACACAGCTCTGAAGAAGGACCCGCCTGGAAAGATGGGCTTCAGGGACAACCCAGGAGACTCCAGCCGTGAGTCGTTCAGGGATGAGGCTTCATCTCGGGAGCTGGAGAGGCTGCGGAGGCACCTGAAGCTGGCCCGACAGCACCTGGATATGGTCTACCAGAGCGAGGAGAACAGCCCATCTTGCAGCAGCACGTTTGACAAAG GTCTCAGAGTATAG
- the LOC115357744 gene encoding piggyBac transposable element-derived protein 4-like: MPKPGMTTFAISRISDIPSCFALFITEEILELVLETTNLERHHKPGCRGWKEVDMPELKAFLGLLLLVGVYHSRREATQSLWEAQTGRPVFAATVSRERFEEISGRLRFNNRATRTHRCCKQGVFCPIVERWSEQLPCMWVPEQTLTVDEQLVPFKGCCSFRVYMPKKPGRYGLKMWLLCDSVTSLQRSQRGPKASRWCWAL; this comes from the exons ATGCCCAAGCCAGGGATGACAACTTTTGCCATCAGCAGAATCTCCGACATTCCCAGTTGCTTTGCCCTTTTTATCACAGAGGAAATCTTGGAGCTCGTCCTGGAGACTACAAACCTGGAAAGGCATCACAAACCAGGCTGCCGAGGCTGGAAGGAGGTAGATATGCCAGAGCTAAAGGCCTTCCTGGGGCTTCTTCTCCTGGTGGGTGTGTACCACTCCCGACGGGAGGCAACACAAAGCCTTTGGGAAGCACAAACTGGGCGTCCCGTCTTTGCAGCCACGGTGAGCCGGGAAAGGTTCGAGGAAATCTCCGGGAGGCTTCGGTTTAATAACCGGGCCACCCGCACTCACCGCTGCTGTAAGCAGGGAGTGTTTTGCCCGATAGTCGAGAGGTGGTCTGAACAGCTGCCTTGCATGTGGGTCCCAGAACAGACCTTGACTGTGGATGAGCAACTCGTCCCATTCAAAGGTTGTTGTTCCTTCAGGGTGTACATGCCCAAAAAGCCAGGAAg GTATGGACTAAAGATGTGGCTGTTGTGTGACTCAGTCACTTCCTTGCAGAGGAGCCAGAGAGGGCCCAAGGCCAGCAGGTGGTGCTGGGCCTTGTAG